The following is a genomic window from Clostridia bacterium.
TCTTGAAGTCTTTAAGTTTTTGAAGTGTGATGCAACAGAGGCGAATTTGAAAGCGGTTGGTGGATCCAGTCGATGTGGAACAATCAGAATGAATAAAGATATAACCGATGTTGATTTCCGTCTTGTCCATCAGTCTCCCTGCGGGTTGATCGTTCGCGAAGAAAAGGTTTGAAATGGGATTTCGCACGGTCATCGTCTCCTCGCGGTGCAAGATCGAGCATCGACTCAACTATCTTGTGCTTCGGGGAGAGTCGGAGAAAAAGATCTTTATCAAAGAGATCAACACGTTGATCGTGCAAAGTACCGCCGTGGCGCTGACTGCTTCCGCGCTATGCGAACTGACGAAAAATAACGTCAAAATCATTTTCTGCGATGAAAAATGCAATCCGCAAACCGAGCTCGTTCCGTATTATGGCGCGCATAACACGTCTAAGCGGTATAAAATGCAGATCGCTTGGAAAAGGCAAGTAAAGGAATCGGCTTGGATGGCGATCATTCGGCGAAAAATCCTGAATCAATCAGATTTTCTTCTTCGAAGAGGGTTTTCCGAAGAAAGCAAAATGCTTCGATCCTATGAAAAGTAGATTGAGCCTTTCGATCGAACGAATCGGGAAGGGCACGCGGCGAAAGTATATTTTAATTGCTTGTTTCCCGAGGGAGACGGAAGGCGTTCGGATACTTTTATCAACGGTTGCCTGAATTACGGGTATGCCGTCCTGCTTTCCGCGATCAATCGTGAGATTTCGGCAAGCGGATATCTTACGCAACTCGGAATATGGCATGATAACGAATTCAATTCCTTTAATCTTTCGTGCGATTTGATCGAACCGTTTCGTATGGTCGTGGATGAAACGGCGTTCTCCTTGGAATCCGGAGACGAAGCGTTTAAGAAAAAAATGGCGAATATCCTAAACTATAATGCGGTGATGCAAGGGAAAAGCACGACGCTGGATATCGCGATAAAGCAATACGTTCGAAGTTTTTTGGATTATATGAATTCGGACGGAGAAGGGGAGATAGCCTTTCCCGAGGGGATCGAAATCCAAGGTGACGTGCGGTAGATTTATGAGAGTGATCGTATTTTTTGATTTGCCGATGGAAAGCGCAAAGAATCGCAGGGATTACGCGCAGTTCCATAAGTTTTTGATTAAGACGGGTTTTATTATGATGCAAAAATCCGTTTATACGAAATTGTCGGTCAATAACGTTATGACCGAATCGATAAAGGAAAGCGTAGAAAAGAATTGCCCTTCCGACGGGATCGTCGAAATGCTTGAAGTGACCGAGCGTCAATTTCTTAAAATCAAATATGTGATCGGGGAGAAGCAGACTTCCGTGATCGACAGTATGGATCGATTGATTGAATTATGATAACGCTCGCGCATAAACACATCGAAAGTAAAATGATCTTGAAAGCGGATTCCCCGCTTTTGCTTTTTGCGGAAGATCCGCGTGAGTTTTATGATCTTGGAAAAAACCTTATAGCGGTAGCGGAAGGGCAGGAATCGGATTTTTCTTTGTGGGACGGAGAAAAGCCATTGGAAGCGGCGTCAAGGACTGCCCTAATGCGCGATTATTTCAAAATCGATTTCTCCGATAAAAAGATTCTGAATCTGTTATACAAAAAGTTGAAATCTGCGTTTTTCGAGGGCGCTTATATGCTCCCTTTGAATGAAATCAATGCGGGGATCGGGCGCCTATTTGAAGATTTGTTTTCGGAAGTCGATTATTTGCTCGAATATTCCGAACCGAATTTGGATGATCTGATTAAGGCTTGCGCCGTAAAGCCCGCCGTCCAATATGAGAGTCTTTTGGAAGCGATCGTTTGTTATATTGATCTTTTTGTTCGTCTGAAAAACGTGGACGCTTTTCTTTTTATCGGTTTGAAGCAGGTTTTGCGTGATGAGGATCTCGCAGCGCTTTATCATCATTGCGAACTTGGAAAAGTCGGTTTGTTTTTGTTGGAACATCAAAAGACGCGTCCGATTCTGCCTTCCGAACGGGCAATTATTCTGACGGACGATTTATGTGAAATTGTTGAAAATATGATGGAAACGTGATATAATTTTTGTATAAAACACAAGGCTACGCTCCGTTTGAGGTTTGAGAGCCTTGTTGTTTGAATAGGTTCTGAAACTCAGGCACGTCGATAACGACGGAAGGTGTTGTTTGAGAGCCTTGTTGTTTGAATAGGTTCTGAAACTACCGCAAAGCGTGTAAGGTAAGATCATAAGTTTGAGAGCCTTGTTGTTTGAATAGGTTCTGAAACTCAACCCCCGCAATGAGATAAGGTGTGATAGTTTGAGAGCCTTGTTGTTTGAATAGGTTCTGAAACATCTTCTTCATGAACGTCGGTTCACGAATGGTTTGAGAGCCTTGTTGTTTGAATAGGTTCTGAAACCCACCGCTACAAGGTTGTAGATCACAACTGGTTTGAGAGCCTTGTTGTTTGAATAGGTTCTGAAACACTCTTGCTACCCCCATACCTTCAGACATCGTTTGAGAGCCTTGTTGTTTGAATAGGTTCTGAAACTGAAGTTTTTCATGTTTTCTCCTTTGCCTTGTTTGAGAGCCTTGTTGTTTGAATAGGTTCTGAAACCGGCGCGGACGGAGCAAATTCGCGGACACGGTTTGAGAGCCTTGTTGTTTGAATAGGTTCTGAAACATATAGCCGTCGAGTTTTTCGACCTCGGTTGTTTGAGAGCCTTGTTGTTTGAATAGGTTCTGAAACACTTGGGAGGCAAGACTATCAATGGAAGCAGTTTGAGAGCCTTGTTGTTTGAATAGGTTCTGAAACAATATGATACTCTAAAAAATTTCCGCAATCGTTTGAGAGCCTTGTTGTTTGAATAGGTTCTGAAACCCTATAAACTTTGGATTCCTTACAAAAACGGTTTGAGAGCCTTGTTGTTTGAATAGGTTCTGAAACTTCTCGTCAACGATCAATCCGAGAACGCCTGTTTGAGAGCCTTGTTGTTTGAATAGGTTCTGAAACTATTGCATTATACTACTTCCTTTAACTGCGGTTTGAGAGCCTTGTTGTTTGAATAGGTTCTGAAACTGCGGACGGCTCGTCATGGAACCGTACTCGGTTTGAGAGCCTTGTTGTTTGAATAGGTTCTGAAACGTATATATTATACCAACTTCGATAACTCAAGTTTGAGAGCCTTGTTGTTTGAATAGGTTCTGAAACTTGCAAAACGCAATCTCGAACGGCTTTGCGGTTTGAGAGCCTTGTTGTTTGAATAGGTTCTGAAACTAGTCGATACGAGTGAGCTTCTATTCGGAGGTTTGAGAGCCTTGTTGTTTGAATAGGTTCTGAAACCGGTAAGATTGCGAAGCTTCTCTTGTATATGTTTGAGAGCCTTGTTGTTTGAATAGGTTCTGAAACTTAACGGTTGCTGCGGTCGCAGAAGAAAGAGTTTGAGAGCCTTGTTGTTTGAATAGGTTCTGAAACTTTATGCGGCGGGCGAGTATGGATCCATAAGTTTGAGAGCCTTGTTGTTTGAATAGGTTCTGAAACAGGTCACACTTCCGAAAAGGTGCTTGTTCGGTTTGAGAGCCTTGTTGTTTGAATAGGTTCTGAAACGTAGTATCGTTAGTTCTGAAAGAATGGCAGGTTTGAGAGCCTTGTTGTTTGAATAGGTTCTGAAACACTAATCCATATACGTTGAGTATCAACCAAGTTTGAGAGCCTTGTTGTTTGAATAGGTTCTGAAACAACGAACTACAATAAAACTGATTCAAAGCGGTTTGAGAGCCTTGTTGTTTGAATAGGTTCTGAAACACGATCCACCGCGACCCATCGCTCACGGCGGTTTGAGAGCCTTGTTGTTTGAATAGGTTCTGAAACCATTTGTCACTTGACCTTTATGCGTTTATTGTTTGAGAGCCTTGTTGTTTGAATAGGTTCTGAAACATCCCTGATTATCGGCTCTTTCGTGCGTAGGTTTGAGAGCCTTGTTGTTTGAATAGGTTCTGAAACAAAGATTCCCGTCTTTGTCCTTTGCAGTTCGTTTGAGAGCCTTGTTGTTTGAATAGGTTCTGAAACATGGCGACTACGGCGATTACAGGGGCGATTGTTTGAGAGCCTTGTTGTTTGAATAGGTTCTGAAACATATTGCACGCCGTTTCTCTTCGTGAAGACGTTTGAGAGCCTTGTTGTTTGAATAGGTTCTGAAACTTGCTGACAAGCCGAGCCCAAAGAGATAGGGTTTGAGAGCCTTGTTGTTTGAATAGGTTCTGAAACTTGACCGACGAACAACGCCCCGAGAGTTGGGTTTGAGAGCCTTGTTGTTTGACTCGGTTTTGAAACCGGGTTGCGCGCAGGTAACAGATATACCTGCGCGCATTGAATTGACGAATCGGATCCCGTTTGATATAATTGAAAAAGAAACGAACGGGAGATTTTCAGATGAAATACAGCTATAAGACGAAAAACACCTGCGCGGTGCAAATCGATTTCGATATGACGGACGGCATCGTCTCGAATATTCGCTTTCTCGGCGGTTGCAACGGGAATTTGAAGATGATCTCCAAATTGCTCGAAGGGAAAAGGGCGGAAGAGATCGTTTCCGCTTGCTCCGGAAATACCTGCGGCGGACGCGCGACTTCTTGCGCGGATCAACTTGCGAAAGCCGTTCAGGCGGCGCTCGACAAAGCGGAATAGAAAGTTGGGTCATTTCGATTTATTATTGAATCATTCGGAAAAATAGGGTCGAAACGAAAAAGCGCGGCGCATCGTTCCGCCTTTTTTTTGGATCGCTCTTTGAAAAATGCGGTCAAATTTCGGAAAATTGGGTATTGTAAAGATTTTATATCTATGATATAATATTAAAAGATTTTTTTTCGCGCGCGGAGGTCTTATGAAAAAATTCCGTTTGATCACGATTTTGCTTTGCATTTCAGCGATCGCGTCGTTTTGTTTATCCGCCTGTAATCTGAAGACGGATCAAACGAAAGAAGATCCCGTGCAACTCGTCGGCGGTGACGTCGGCATTTCAATCTATCACGATTCTTACACCAAATTTATCTCCAAGACGGACGGTGAGGAAGAAAAGGAGCAATCGCTTTCTTCTTCGATCCCGTACAGCGCCGCCGCGGGGGATCACGTCGTCCGAGTTTGGGCGATCGGTTCGGACGGAAAAAAGACCGCCGAATCCTCTTTTTCTTATTCGACGCGCGTCGTCGCGCTTTCCGATCTCGGAGTTTCGGGCGGCGTCGTCTCTTGGACTGCATCCGCGCGTACCGTCAGCGTTAAAGAAGGCGAGGGCGATTACGCCTTGACCGACGGGTTTAGCTATACCGCCGTTCAAAAAGACGTCGTCGTCAAAGTCAAAGCCGAAGGCGGATTCGATAAAGGCGAAAAGGTCTTTTATTCGGGCGCCGCGATCGAGCGCGAAGTCCGCGTCCGCACCGCCACCGCCACCGCTCTCGATTCTCCCGTCCTGACCGCGACGAAGGACGCCTTGACTTGGGCGCCCGTCGATCACGCGATCACGTACTCCGTCTCTTACGACGGCTCGTTTTTCTCAAACGCGGAAAACGCGCGCTATTCTTCGCAAAACGGCAAACACACGATCGCGGTCAAGAGCGTCGGCGACGGAGTTTATTATTCGGACAGCCGTCCCGTCGTCTTTACCTACACGACCGAGCCTTCCTCCGTTACCGTCGATAAGACGGCGGCGAATACCGCGGAGCTTTCCTTCGTGGGGCTCGGACTCGAAAAGGCGATCGGTTCCACTTTCGACGTTTTCGAAGGCTCGACCTTCGTCGCGAAAGACACCTGCGAAGTGACGTTCCGCGCGATCTTCGGATTCGACGTCTCGTCGGGCGTTTATTACGCCGAAAGCGATTTCGAAAGCGTGTGCTTCGTCGCGCCCGCCGCGAGACCCGCCTCGATCGAAGCGGCAAGCGATTCTTCCGAAGCGAGTTTGAAATCCCGCTGGGACGTCAAAAAGTTCGAAAACGCTTGGATGGCGACGAACGCGTTCGTTTCCGTCGAAGAAGGATTCGACGGCTCTGCCGCGCTCGGTTTGAACGGGTGGAATAACACCGTCGCGTACCGTTTCAGCACTTCGTATTCTTTGAGCGACGGTTATAACGCGGTTTCTTTCGATTTCAAAGGGGACGGCGTCGCGAGTTTGGTCGTCACACTCGCGGACGA
Proteins encoded in this region:
- a CDS encoding CRISPR-associated endonuclease Cas1 gives rise to the protein MGFRTVIVSSRCKIEHRLNYLVLRGESEKKIFIKEINTLIVQSTAVALTASALCELTKNNVKIIFCDEKCNPQTELVPYYGAHNTSKRYKMQIAWKRQVKESAWMAIIRRKILNQSDFLLRRGFSEESKMLRSYEK
- the cas1 gene encoding type II CRISPR-associated endonuclease Cas1, which encodes MEPFDRTNREGHAAKVYFNCLFPEGDGRRSDTFINGCLNYGYAVLLSAINREISASGYLTQLGIWHDNEFNSFNLSCDLIEPFRMVVDETAFSLESGDEAFKKKMANILNYNAVMQGKSTTLDIAIKQYVRSFLDYMNSDGEGEIAFPEGIEIQGDVR
- the cas2 gene encoding CRISPR-associated endonuclease Cas2, with product MRVIVFFDLPMESAKNRRDYAQFHKFLIKTGFIMMQKSVYTKLSVNNVMTESIKESVEKNCPSDGIVEMLEVTERQFLKIKYVIGEKQTSVIDSMDRLIEL
- the csn2 gene encoding type II-A CRISPR-associated protein Csn2, whose amino-acid sequence is MITLAHKHIESKMILKADSPLLLFAEDPREFYDLGKNLIAVAEGQESDFSLWDGEKPLEAASRTALMRDYFKIDFSDKKILNLLYKKLKSAFFEGAYMLPLNEINAGIGRLFEDLFSEVDYLLEYSEPNLDDLIKACAVKPAVQYESLLEAIVCYIDLFVRLKNVDAFLFIGLKQVLRDEDLAALYHHCELGKVGLFLLEHQKTRPILPSERAIILTDDLCEIVENMMET
- a CDS encoding TIGR03905 family TSCPD domain-containing protein, with protein sequence MKYSYKTKNTCAVQIDFDMTDGIVSNIRFLGGCNGNLKMISKLLEGKRAEEIVSACSGNTCGGRATSCADQLAKAVQAALDKAE